One Eurosta solidaginis isolate ZX-2024a chromosome 5, ASM4086904v1, whole genome shotgun sequence DNA segment encodes these proteins:
- the LOC137252587 gene encoding microtubule-associated protein futsch isoform X4, translated as MHTPVHQQQLEQIKTQYLCHQHDITIDRDTVLKINRFATRRNLHKRDHSWPPPSNDYTKAGSTEDGRRHADEGEVRTYGHGTQSLTKSRSASNEKCTCTNNAVHFAESVCKRHDIDAIRKKFNSPTRIIEPTPTELRQQRNKMKQTNFQKKKERERKNATNKSARVNVDDSCSQEMKQRTDVCSIGIVGDAAMSQQQTLTNVHNNMANTSSVNAASADTFHYPATSAVVGATKLHWLGAVEIDADRNERDTTKIVHATDSGNILDDCNTPKARGFSAPETKAADENIGLVEPRRNYFEQLAARGEHGVHKKWCSYDNIATAETADGVTSSQQQQHFNKGNTTTAKAIYNNRQSQSLDRGRATQQQCRREQLPPLKPRAGSGGGSVTISRGASPAGRITPAHSASEVNVMACNGEGSATSSGRGHTSQTHSGKSTSPRIQRRAIKLATEIKICYNDVNADDAVDVVFGYGGNLAAGGTNDFRVRTIPPKTTGDAGKASVVDKSMSSTFVASEQPSHEDSIKKRHSSDLEHLPLPPTPQEGKELTKTAKMFKSSNLDKVPTQQEQERSQYKQKQQEQQTTRNLPQQQQQHRPHQRSSSESGAHTTRIIPIECEQQLNRAMRALKYQAPPRRDLSTVSADQLYDDACIYLRSIDLDDRTIAYIPAAITIAPSPTEEMLQRWTAGEQTQNLKADTATNQEEKTREERHIVSRTGTPQATPAPIVTQRNSSRTFASKPIKQASHCRAPTPADSDYNKNVKPHSSSDTNNHRKNAFYNEHEVARLKISNKYSAVDIAEAERAACNAQNIVSQKLNTEHERSKILQTRERQAQPQEKSTPNVSAIEATIRNSQAGAALGQQNQQRLRAERPRGIYYTDGEYLHGTFAAKAAMCYDECKNGGSASKRETKTTIQTLKSPSAADSNNKHSKKRNGIDAKLSSRDMKAQKEQVHKKYRMVQLEKQKEQQQQKLCYQQPRSPSAPPTAERNERTNMEQNAAEIAALEAKYGHFQQSIAKHLRQIDAYMENAKQTLSRSLQIQQQEKGKALSENEARQVQNEEKERQVQNQLQEEEQAKKQEKNQRQQKLQRSQAQSISLNILAPTTSSPTASAVFLLNESPLRALARQLLPKQTLHVASVTNDAYDDGDENLRAMRAPHILHPIVLENMPVVERALQALSEVIVESADVATKGKQSKIAAYKPVDDGLDNNQTKRADGSIILQPLMRRLIAVQPKAITNADNAPNEDDNRPKLGDTVECLAIEHHFVPRATLAKRVTILENLDDVIVTAAGRLRQVRADNIQLIEIENKDMAANVSSDCDDSEEIALAVNEKVDDVSEICDVNDLAADRIVEVSRKGSSGSSSKDITKLEEIETIDEVIEVNENGNFEYISTARPNQNVGVKPKEQEIGLAAQHDEDTIKSKSTADGIALEHVVDVVANYEQKFMQRPAAKATKMANREQVEQEPQQQQLEIQQKQQQQQKQEKPKQQNMQYRLELQELKKPQQEIQQQQQQNFTESTAMTTEAHELAKPMKPTTQIAATRSTPTTPVLRRRTLSMVEEEPTTTTNTRKASKIAEAIDESENKRSFTETQRRQQKHALLQEQAKQVKKVPIPPPPPPPPLPMPPLRTATQQQETNPRAASLPKDLCKNVVSGYISTHQSQEHLVEQVTDVLHTDESQQSEKAQMQKQILQQLQQKEMPHETQQSEPVKQKSWERSETQIANKLPDITGRKTAKHEQKQLSFGSVDNVRRDQLVNQEQSASFAVTKVNPKPFSEQNRQISKILAGSCKYHVEKQEDKQTARNMITTAAEEAAAMAAQKPVTEERKNSEATEQCDKRRVFTAQHGKLKLQINACNNKVKEVPKAFEEAFDTYKATYEIPSPIFKQEIVWKQSIDVPQKTENKINYVGNVRDAQPKENESQIDSASQGMQLKEAPLLKKSSTFNEKPTVTSRETAVKSYATEKSNTNTRDALKTKARAQHTSIERSQTPTLRPSHHRPDRSSSPIRKYTAALIEPHVPKRAASPYGLIAVDTLTDTTKQTTLTPSVRHSCSRSISPCAQYNSLPSSPIRKYPAGIIEPYVPRRSAAPFGLNAVERVQRSLSRSLSPRTQNNSRPTSPIRKYPAALIEPHIPKRAASPFGLNSLQTCSRATSQLRTIRRSQSRSVSPHTQRNSTSSSASAIHKYPASLIEPHIPTCDTFGLNPAGNLAETYKHQVSSARTVRSTRSRSVSPRTQCTVIPSSSMPVRKYPAALIEPHIPTRAASPFGLNPIDISELIDDTASYAIAADDDGQHLQQQKSGELDATNNSNEVHNVRTHVTEYVPQMEGHNVGLLVRGAIAPTAQHQRCSESSQIKMDKALTHSAVTHYVDADGTDDDDDDDDELYSHARKITSTPSQTQTTTTTPTKFTAPISLSASSSSLVSVTRSTRACSLHPRADIEVHDGQNKTLKHSEAHLPHSIPTNTQTQTSYLFADRLVPDFSNSAPITKTGKSYERVQSSQAGYSYGNAEFERQQGFENQQQVLTDDSSNKPLRWGNVDVVIEPADKLHHHQPRESAIINRSFDNVSPRPYNSIEGYKRVAWPPSSEERVVREFTPQPTAAHYPVSAGQQQQQPAQQHQPHYLQQQPQQHHQPTHCQQQQQPSAAPTNRLSKCT; from the coding sequence ATGCATACACCAGTACACCAACAACAATTGGAACAAATCAAAACGCAATACCTGTGCCATCAGCACGACATCACTATCGACCGTGATACAGTGTTGAAGATAAATCGCTTTGCCACACGCAGGAATTTACATAAACGCGACCATAGCTGGCCACCACCAAGCAATGATTATACAAAGGCTGGTAGCACTGAAGACGGGCGGCGTCATGCCGACGAAGGCGAAGTTAGAACGTACGGTCATGGAACGCAATCACTCACAAAATCACGTAGCGCTTCAAATGAAAAGTGTACTTGTACCAACAATGCAGTACATTTTGCAGAGAGTGTTTGTAAGCGTCACGATATTGATGCAATACGTAAGAAATTCAATAGTCCCACACGAATAATTGAACCAACGCCCACTGAATTGCGGCAGCAAcgtaataaaatgaaacaaacaaattttcaaaagaaaaaagaaagagaaCGAAAAAATGCGACCAATAAATCAGCGCGTGTCAACGTTGACGATAGCTGCTCCCAAGAGATGAAGCAGCGCACAGACGTATGCTCTATTGGCATTGTTGGTGATGCGGCGATGTCGCAGCAACAAACATTGACAAATGTGCACAATAACATGGCCAATACATCATCGGTCAATGCGGCGTCTGCAGATACTTTTCACTACCCCGCTACTAGTGCAGTGGTGGGAGCAACAAAACTGCATTGGCTTGGAGCTGTGGAAATTGATGCTGATAGAAACGAGCGAGATACAACTAAAATTGTGCACGCTACTGACTCTGGTAATATTTTAGATGATTGCAATACACCAAAGGCGCGTGGTTTTTCTGCACCCGAAACCAAAGCGGCTGATGAAAATATTGGACTAGTCGAACCACGTCGTAATTATTTTGAACAATTGGCAGCGCGTGGTGAGCATGGAGTACATAAAAAATGGTGCAGTTATGACAATATAGCCACAGCGGAAACTGCAGACGGAGTGACGTCATCACAGCAACAGCAACATTTCAACAAGGGAAACACTACAACAGCAAAGGCCATTTATAATAATCGACAATCACAATCGCTAGATCGAGGGCGCGCGACACAACAGCAATGTAGACGCGAACAATTGCCACCATTAAAACCGCGTGCTGGAAGCGGTGGTGGCAGCGTCACTATTAGTAGAGGTGCTAGTCCAGCTGGACGCATAACACCAGCACACTCTGCTAGTGAGGTCAATGTAATGGCATGTAATGGCGAAGGGAGCGCCACTAGCAGTGGTCGTGGTCATACGTCACAAACGCATAGTGGCAAGTCAACGTCGCCGCGCATACAACGACGTGCTATTAAATTGGCAAcggaaataaaaatatgttaCAATGACGTGAACGCTGATGATGCGGTTGATGTAGTCTTTGGTTATGGAGGTAATTTAGCTGCTGGTGGCACGAATGATTTTCGAGTTAGAACAATACCGCCAAAAACAACGGGGGATGCAGGAAAAGCAAGTGTTGTGGACAAATCTATGTCAAGCACATTTGTAGCAAGTGAGCAGCCTTCGCATGAAGACTCAATTAAAAAACGGCATTCAAGCGATCTGGAACACTTGCCGCTGCCACCAACACCGCAGGAGGGAAAAGAGCTAACGAAAAcagcaaaaatgtttaaaagtagTAATTTGGACAAAGTTCCAACACAACAAGAACAAGAGCGGTCCCAATATAAGCAAAAACAGCAAGAACAGcaaacaacaagaaacctaccacaacagcaacaacaacaccgcCCACATCAACGCAGTAGTAGCGAAAGTGGTGCGCATACCACGCGCATTATACCCATCGAGTGCGAGCAGCAACTCAATAGAGCAATGCGTGCGCTCAAGTACCAAGCGCCACCGCGCCGTGACCTCAGCACAGTAAGCGCGGATCAATTATACGATGACGCTTGTATCTATTTGCGTTCAATAGATTTAGATGATCGTACAATAGCTTATATACCAGCTGCGATCACAATAGCGCCCTCGCCTACCGAGGAAATGTTACAGCGCTGGACGGCAGGTGAGCAAACGCAGAACCTAAAAGCAGATACAGCAACAAATCAGGAAGAAAAAACGCGAGAAGAACGGCATATAGTTTCTAGAACAGGGACGCCACAAGCAACGCCAGCCCCAATTGTAACGCAGCGCAACTCGTCGCGTACATTCGCTAGCAAACCAATAAAGCAAGCGTCGCATTGCCGCGCGCCCACACCAGCTGATTCTGATTATAACAAAAATGTAAAGCCACATAGTAGTAGCGATACAAACAATCACAGAAAAAATGCTTTTTATAACGAGCATGAAGTAGCGCGCCTAAAAATTAGCAACAAGTACAGCGCTGTCGATATTGCTGAAGCTGAGCGCGCCGCATGCAACGCACAAAATATTGTAAGCCAAAAATTGAATACAGAGCATGAAAGGAGCAAAATATTGCAAACGCGTGAACGACAAGCACAACCGCAGGAAAAATCCACGCCAAATGTTAGCGCAATTGAAGCCACCATAAGGAACAGCCAAGCAGGCGCCGCTTTAGGGCAGCAAAATCAACAAAGATTGCGCGCGGAACGTCCCCGTGGCATTTATTATACCGATGGTGAGTACTTGCATGGAACTTTTGCTGCtaaagcagctatgtgctatgATGAGTGTAAAAATGGTGGCAGCGCATCGAAAAgggaaacaaaaacaacaatacagaCATTGAAATCCCCAAGTGCTGCTGATAGTAATAATAAACACAGCAAAAAACGAAATGGAATTGATGCAAAACTGAGCAGCAGAGATATGAAGGCGCAAAAGGAGCAGGTACATAAGAAATATAGAATGGTACAACTAGAAAAACaaaaagagcaacaacaacaaaaactttgcTATCAGCAGCCGCGTTCCCCAAGCGCACCGCCCACAGCAGAACGCAATGAACGCACAAATATGGAACAAAATGCTGCCGAAATAGCAGCGCTCGAAGCAAAATATGGTCACTTTCAGCAATCGATTGCAAAGCATCTAAGGCAGATTGATGCTTATATGGAAAACGCGAAGCAAACGCTCAGTCGTAGCTTACAAATACAACAACAGGAGAAAGGCAAAGCGTTGAGTGAGAACGAAGCACGACAGGTGCAAAATGAGGAGAAGGAGCGGCAAGTACAAAACCAACTACAAGAAGAAGAACAAgcgaaaaaacaagaaaaaaaccaACGCCAACAAAAACTACAAAGGTCACAGGCACAATCAATTTCACTTAATATTCTTGCTCCCACTACAAGCTCACCAACCGCCTCAGCCGTATTTCTACTCAACGAGAGTCCCTTACGTGCGCTAGCACGACAGCTACTCCCTAAACAGACATTACATGTTGCTAGTGTCACCAATGATGCTTATGATGATGGTGATGAAAATTTACGGGCAATGCGCGCGCCACACATACTACATCCCATTGTGTTGGAAAATATGCCCGTCGTAGAGCGTGCACTGCAGGCTTTGTCTGAGGTAATTGTGGAAAGCGCTGATGTAGCAACAAAAGGCAAACAATCAAAAATTGCTGCCTACAAGCCTGTAGATGACGGCTTAGATAATAATCAAACGAAACGTGCAGATGGAAGCATTATATTGCAACCGTTAATGCGACGATTGATTGCGGTACAACCGAAAGCAATAACCAATGCCGACAATGCGCCAAATGAAGACGACAATCGTCCAAAACTTGGCGACACTGTAGAATGTTTGGCAATCGAGCATCACTTTGTGCCCAGAGCAACGTTGGCGAAACGTGTGACTATATTGGAAAATCTTGATGATGTAATTGTCACAGCGGCTGGACGACTACGGCAAGTCAGGGCAGATAATATACAACTAATTGAAATTGAGAACAAAGATATGGCGGCTAATGTTAGTAGCGATTGCGACGATAGTGAGGAGATTGCACTAgcagtaaatgaaaaagttgatGATGTGTCCGAAATATGTGATGTCAATGACTTAGCAGCTGATAGGATTGTGGAAGTAAGTAGAAAGGGTAGCAGCGGCAGCAGCAGTAAGGATATTACTAAGCTTGAGGAAATTGAAACTATTGATGAGGTAATTGAGGTCAATGAAAATGGAAATTTTGAGTATATAAGCACGGCAAGGCCAAACCAAAACGTGGGCGTAAAGCCAAAAGAGCAAGAGATTGGTCTGGCTGCACAGCATGATGAGGACACAATCAAAAGCAAATCAACTGCTGATGGCATTGCGCTCGAGCATGTTGTCGATGTGGTAGCCAATTATGAACAGAAATTTATGCAAAGGCCTGCAGCAAAAGCAACTAAAATGGCAAATAGAGAGCAAGTGGAACAagaaccacaacaacaacagctagaaatacaacaaaaacagcaacaacaacaaaaacaagaaaaaccAAAACAGCAAAATATGCAATACCGACTAGAACTACAAGAACTAAAGAAACCACAACAAGaaatccaacaacaacaacagcagaattTCACTGAATCAACAGCCATGACCACAGAAGCACATGAATTAGCAAAACCTATGAAGCCAACAACACAAATCGCAGCAACAAGATCTACACCCACAACGCCTGTATTAAGACGACGTACACTGTCGATGGTTGAGGAAGAACCTACTACTACAACAAATACTAGAAAAGCTTCAAAAATTGCAGAAGCTATAGACGAAAGTGAAAACAAACGGTCTTTTACCGAAACACAGCGCAGGCAACAAAAACATGCACTACTGCAAGAACAGGCAAAACAAGTTAAGAAAGTGCCgataccaccaccaccaccaccgccaccGCTTCCCATGCCACCTTTACGCACAGCAACGCAACAGCAAGAAACCAATCCCCGCGCAGCTAGTCTGCCGAAGGATTTATGCAAAAATGTGGTTTCCGGTTATATTTCAACGCATCAATCGCAGGAACATCTGGTCGAACAAGTAACTGATGTACTACACACCGATGAGTCACAGCAATCAGAGAAAgcacaaatgcaaaaacaaatacTACAGCAACTGCAACAGAAAGAGATGCCACATGAAACTCAGCAGTCAGAACCAGTGAAGCAGAAATCGTGGGAGAGAAGTGAAACTCAAATTGCAAATAAACTTCCAGATATAACTGGCCGCAAAACCGCAAAGCACGAACAAAAACAGTTGAGTTTCGGTAGTGTCGATAATGTAAGAAGAGACCAATTAGTAAATCAAGAACAATCAGCAAGTTTTGCAGTAACAAAGGTTAACCCAAAACCATTCAGTGAACAAAATAGGCAAATCAGCAAGATTTTAGCAGGAAGCTGTAAATACCATGTCGAGAAGCAGGAAGATAAACAGACAGCGCGCAATATGATTACAACAGCGGCGGAAGAAGCTGCAGCGATGGCAGCGCAAAAGCCGGTGACCGAGGAGCGTAAAAATAGCGAGGCTACAGAGCAATGCGATAAGAGGCGAGTCTTTACTGCGCAACATGGCAAACTCAAACTGCAAATCAATGCATGCAACAATAAAGTAAAAGAGGTACCGAAGGCCTTTGAGGAAGCTTTCGATACATACAAAGCTACGTATGAAATACCAAGTCCGATTTTTAAACAAGAAATAGTATGGAAGCAAAGCATCGATGTGCCACAAAAAacggaaaacaaaataaattatgtTGGTAATGTTCGAGATGCACAGCCAAAGGAAAACGAAAGCCAAATTGATTCAGCAAGCCAAGGGATGCAACTAAAAGAAGCACCACTATTGAAGAAATCCAGCACATTTAATGAAAAACCTACCGTTACGTCACGAGAGACAGCCGTGAAAAGCTATGCAACAGAAAAGTCTAATACGAATACACGAGACGCTTTGAAGACCAAAGCTCGTGCTCAACATACATCAATAGAGCGCTCACAAACACCCACATTGCGCCCTTCACACCATCGCCCTGACAGATCTTCTTCTCCAATACGCAAGTATACTGCTGCGCTTATAGAACCACATGTTCCCAAACGCGCCGCTTCACCTTACGGACTTATTGCTGTCGACACTTTGACggatacaacaaaacaaacaacattAACTCCTTCAGTACGTCACTCATGCAGTCGTTCTATCAGTCCGTGTGCTCAATACAACAGCCTGCCATCGTCTCCAATTCGCAAATATCCTGCTGGAATTATAGAGCCATATGTACCGAGACGCTCCGCTGCACCTTTTGGACTTAACGCGGTCGAAAGAGTACAACGTTCACTCAGTCGTTCGCTTAGTCCACGTACACAAAACAATAGCCGGCCAACGTCTCCAATACGTAAATATCCCGCTGCGCTTATTGAACCGCATATACCAAAACGTGCAGCCTCACCCTTTGGACTAAATTCATTACAAACCTGTAGCCGTGCTACATCACAATTACGCACAATACGCCGCTCACAAAGTCGTTCCGTCAGCCCGCATACACAACGCAACAGTACGTCAAGCTCTGCATCTGCAATACACAAATATCCCGCTTCACTTATTGAACCGCATATACCAACGTGTGATACTTTTGGTCTCAATCCGGCTGGAAATTTAGCTGAAACATACAAACATCAGGTTTCTTCAGCGCGCACAGTACGAAGCACTCGTAGTCGCTCTGTCAGTCCGCGTACACAGTGCACCGTCATCCCCTCATCGTCCATGCCGGTACGCAAATATCCGGCTGCACTAATTGAACCTCATATACCTACACGAGCTGCATCACCTTTTGGTCTCAATCCAATTGACATTAGCGAATTGATTGATGACACCGCATCATACGCCATTGCTGCAGATGATGATGGTCAACACCTTCAACAGCAAAAGAGTGGAGAGCTTGATGCCACCAACAACTCCAATGAAGTTCATAATGTGCGCACTCATGTGACTGAGTATGTGCCACAAATGGAAGGTCATAATGTTGGACTGTTGGTTCGTGGAGCTATTGCGCCAACAGCACAACATCAAAGATGCAGTGAATCGTCACAAATTAAAATGGACAAAGCGCTCACACATAGTGCGGTTACGCATTATGTAGATGCCGATGGTacggatgatgatgatgatgatgatgatgagctTTACAGCCATGCTAGAAAAATTACGTCAACACCTTCACAAACTCAAACAACTACAACAACTCCAACAAAATTTACCGCACCAATCTCTTTATCAGCATCATCTTCATCGTTAGTCTCCGTAACGCGCTCAACACGTGCTTGTAGCTTACACCCGCGAGCAGACATTGAAGTGCATGATGGTCAGAATAAAACACTCAAACACAGTGAAGCACACTTACCGCACAGCATTCCCACaaacacacaaacacaaacaTCATATCTATTTGCTGACAGGCTTGTACCAGATTTTTCAAACTCAGCTCCCATCACCAAAACTGGTAAATCATATGAGAGAGTGCAATCATCGCAAGCTGGTTACAGTTACGGTAACGCTGAGTTTGAACGCCAACAGGGTTTTGAGAATCAACAACAAGTTCTCACAGATGACAGCAGTAACAAGCCTCTACGCTGGGGCAATGTGGATGTAGTCATTGAGCCTGCAGACAAATTGCATCATCATCAGCCACGTGAGAGTGCCATAATTAATCGTTCTTTCGATAATGTTTCACCGCGTCCATACAACTCTATTGAAG